The Anomalospiza imberbis isolate Cuckoo-Finch-1a 21T00152 chromosome 7, ASM3175350v1, whole genome shotgun sequence genome has a window encoding:
- the PIKFYVE gene encoding 1-phosphatidylinositol 3-phosphate 5-kinase isoform X4: MAADDKRSPTLDSTSDLPRSPSSPSHLTHFKPLTPDQDEPPFKSAYSSFVNLFRFSKDDGRLSSPAERAEAGQSDPQALSGGWSSPQHPTRAQSLRSPIPYKKQLSGELQRRSSATLDNRRKVEPPLGGHDPRTAVQLRSLSTVLKRLKEIMEGKSQDSDLKQYWMPDSQCKECYDCSEKFTTFRRRHHCRLCGQIFCSRCCNQEIPGKFMGYTGDLRACTYCRKIALSYAHSTDSNSIGEDLNALSDSACSVSMLDPGEPRTPVGSRKASRNIFLEEDLTWQSLIHTDSSATTLSARLGSVQEDAGKSPARNRSASITNLSLDRSGSPMVPAYETSVSPQATRTHLKAETSEDERKILLDSVQLKELWKKICHHNSGMEFQDHRYWLRTHPNCIVGKELVNWLMRNGHITTRVQAIAIGQALVDGRWLECVSHHDQLFRDEYALYRPLQSTEFSETPSPDSDSVNSVEGHSEPSWFKDIKFDDSDTEQIADEGEDNSANSASPSKRTSVSSFQSTMDSDSAASISLNVELDNVNFHIKKHSKYPHVPPHPADQKEYLNPENGGQQMFSISDAFIKESLFNRRVEEKSKELLFTPLGWHHSNLDLLREENGEKQAMERLLSANHNHMMALLQQLLYNESLSLSWRDIIVPVVCQVVQTVRPDVKKRDDDMDIRQFVHIKKIPGGKKFDSMVVNGFVCTKNVAHKKMNSCLKNPRILLLKCSIEYLYREETKFTCIEPIVLQEREFLKNYVQRIVDVQPNLVLVEKTVSRIAQDMLLEHGITLVINVKPQVLDRVSRMTQGDLVMSMDQLLTKPQLGTCHKFYMQVFQLPNDQTKPLMFFEGCPQHLGCTIKLCGAAEYELARVKEILIFMVCVAYHSQLEISFLMDEFAMPPTLTKNTSFHSLIEEPGDENEQQNLFNGEDFSTVVKDIELSSEKLPVISETVSSDEVSLPDPRSVFDRGDQENSQLETVSSKQQEHHKGESPFAVFSSVPHAIPETSPLPLHGMDQHLATLDNQALEPHQQADDFQESKSQMRVFRDPLQDDTGLYVTEEVTSSEDRLKIYSAAFKQELKDVILCISPVLMFREPFLLTEKGMRCPAREYFPEQVYWSPLLNKEYKELESRRKKQLLRDFSGLQGRNGSIQAKAIQILPSHELVNTRIAEHLRDSQSLARMLADYRARGGRILQKSTDPFAQNKDVSSVPSGKTGSRTEEEEKGLAQSESSWSHKVDCLSPVNHQRLCVLFSSSSAQSSNAPSACVSPWIVTMEFYGKNDLTLGIFLERYCFRPSYQCPSMFCETPMVHHIRRFVHGQGCVQIVLKELDSPVPGYQHTILTYSWCRLCKQVTPVVPLSNDSWSMSFAKYLELRFYGYQYTRRANAEPCGHSIHHDYHQYFSYNQMVASFSYSPIRLLEVCVPLPKIYIKRQAPLKVTILQDLKDFSQKVSQVYLAVDDRLASLKTDTFSKTREEKMEDLFAQKEMEEGEFRNWTEKIQARLLSSSLDTPQQLQSVFESLIAKKQGLCEMLQAWNNRLQDLFQQEKGRKRPSVPPSPGRLRQGEESKISSMDASPRNASPALQNGEKEDRFLTTLSSQSSTGSTHLQLPTSPEVASEHVTGANTLSEQDTTSSSEDVFDGHSLGSTDSQVKEKSTMKAILANFLPGNNYNPIPFPLPLPRVGLKLALFGCRTGSMATACALKCPSRVKMGRLESLSATWSACFVVFLV; the protein is encoded by the exons GACAGTGACTTGAAGCAGTACTGGATGCCTGACAGCCAGTGCAAAGAATGTTATGACTGTAGCGAGAAATTCACCACTTTCCGAAGGAGGCACCACTGTCGACTTTGTGGGCAGATCTTTTGTAGTCGATGCTGCAATCAGGAAATCCCTGGAAAATTCATGGGCTACACAG GGGATCTCCGAGCCTGCACTTACTGCCGTAAAATAGCCTTAAGCTATGCACACTCCACAGACAGTAACTCCATTGGAGAAGACTTAAATGCCCTGTCGGATTCGGCGTGTTCTGTGTCCATGCTGGATCCTGGCGAGCCACGCACACCAGTTGGGAGCCGCAAAGCCAGCCGCAACATCTTCCTGGAGGAGGATCTGACCTGGCAAAG TTTGATTCACACAGACTCTTCAGCTACCACGTTGTCTGCACGCCTTGGGTCTGTCCAGGAGGATGCAGGGAAGTCACCAGCTAGAAACAG GTCAGCCAGCATCACTAACCTGTCTCTGGATCGGTCAGGGTCACCCATGGTGCCTGCCTATGAGACATCGGTCAGCCCCCAGGCTACTCGCACTCATCTGAAGGCAGAGACCAGCGAGGATGAGCGCAAAATCCTTCTG GACTCAGTCCAGCTGAAAGAACTGTGGAAGAAAATCTGCCATCATAACAGTGGTATGGAATTTCAAGACCATCGCTACTGGCTGCGGACACATCCCAACTGCATTGTGGGAAAAGAGCTGGTCAACTGGCTCATGAGAAATGGGCACATAACCACAAG GGTCCAAGCCATTGCAATAGGACAGGCACTGGTTGATGGACGTTGGCTGGAATGTGTCAGTCATCATGATCAGCTTTTCAGAGATGAATATGCTCTCTACAGACCATTGCAG AGCACAGAGTTCTCAGAAACCCCATCTCCAGACAGTGACTCTGTGAACTCTGTAGAGGGCCACTCCGAGCCATCCTGGTTCAAAGATATCAAGTTTGAtgacagtgacacagagcagatTGCTGATGAAGGGGAAGACAACTCAGCCA ACTCTGCCAGCCCTAGCAAGCGCACTTCAGTCAGCAGCTTCCAGTCCACAATGGACAGTGATTCGGCCGCCTCCATCAGCCTGAATGTGGAGCTGGACAACGTGAACTTCCATATCAAGAAGCACTCCAAGTACCCACATGTGCCCCCTCACCCTGCCGACCAAAAAG AGTACTTGAATCCTGAAAACGGAGGGCAGCAGATGTTCTCTATAAGTGACGCTTTTATTAAAG AGTCGTTATTCAACAGGAGGGTGGAGGAGAAGTCCAAAGAGCTCTTATTCACACCCCTAGGCTGGCACCACAGCAATCTGGATCTGCTGAGAGAAGAGAATGGGGAGAAACAagccatggaaaggctgct GTCTGCTAATCACAACCACATGATGGCACTGCTTCAGCAGCTTCTATACAATGAgtccctgtcactgtcctgGAGGGATATTATTGTACCTGTGGTCTGCCAGGTAGTTCAAACGGTACGGCCAGATGTCAAGAAGAGAGATGATGACATGGATATCCGCCAGTTTGTCCACATCAAAAAA ATCCCTGGTGGAAAGAAATTTGACTCCATGGTGGTGAATGGATTTGTTTGCACTAAGAATGTTGCACACAAAAAG aTGAACTCTTGcttaaaaaatcccagaattcttcTGCTAAAATGCTCAATTGAGTACCTCTACCGAGAAGAAACTAAGTTTACTTGCATAGAGCCTATAGTACTTCAG GAAAGGGAGTTCTTGAAGAACTACGTACAGCGGATAGTTGATGTCCAGCCCAATTTGGTCCTTGTTGAGAAGACTGTGTCCAGAATTGCCCAGGACATGCTCTTAGAGCATGGTATCACTCTGGTCATCAATGTCAAGCCG CAAGTGTTAGACCGGGTAAGTCGAATGACCCAGGGGGACTTAGTGATGTCAATGGATCAACTGTTGACCAAACCACAGTTGGGGACCTGTCATAAATTTTATATGCAAGTTTTTCAGTTGCCCAATG ATCAGACAAAACCCCTGATGTTCTTTGAAGGATGTCCCCAGCACCTGGGTTGCACTATCAAATTGTGTGGTGCTGCAGAGTATGAACTGGCTCGTGTGAAGGAGATCCTGATCTTCATGGTCTGTGTGGCTTATCATTCCCAACTGGAAATCTCATTTCTTATGGATGAGTTTGCCATGCCCCCTACTCTCACCAAGAACACTTCTTTTCACTCCCTTATTGAGGAGCCAGGAGATGAAAATGAACAACAGAACCTCTTCAATGGTGAGGACTTCAGCACAGTAGTCAAAGACATTGAACTGTCCTCTGAAAAGCTGCCTGTAATCTCTGAAACAGTGTCCTCTGATGAGGTCAGTTTGCCTGACCCAAGAAGTGTATTTGACAGAGGTGACCAAGAGAACAGTCAGCTGGAAACGGTGTCCTCCAAGCAACAAGAGCACCACAAAGGAGAGTCACCATTTGCAGTGTTCAGCTCTGTACCTCATGCAATACCTGAAACATCCCCACTGCCCCTCCATGGTATGGACCAGCACTTGGCCACTCTGGATAACCAGGCTCTAGAGCCTCATCAACAGGCAGATGATTTTCAGGAATCCAAGAGTCAGATGAGAGTCTTCAGAGACCCTCTCCAGGATGATACTGGTTTATACGTCACGGAAGAGGTAACTTCGTCTGAGGATCGTCTCAAAATTTACTCTGCAGCATTTAAGCAGGAGTTGAAAGATGTCATTCTCTGCATTTCTCCAGTGCTGATGTTCCGTGAACCATTTCTTTTGACTGAAAAAGGCATGAGATGCCCTGCCCGGGAATACTTTCCCGAGCAAGTTTATTGGTCTCCTCTCCTCAATAAGGAATACAAGGAGTTGGAGAGCAGAAGGAAGAAGCAATTGTTGCGGGATTTCTCTGGACTACAAGGGAGGAATGGGAGTATCCAAGCGAAGGCTATCCAAATCTTACCTTCTCATGAGTTGGTTAATACTAGAATAGCAGAACATCTACGTGATAGCCAGAGCTTAGCCAGAATGCTGGCTGACTATCGGGCCAGAGGAGGGAGGATACTACAGAAAAGCACGGATCCTTTTGCCCAAAATAAGGATGTGTCTAGTGTCCCTAGTGGAAAAACTGGGAGCAGAActgaagaggaggagaagggactGGCTCAGAGTGAATCCTCGTGGTCTCATAAG GTGGATTGCCTGAGTCCAGTAAACCATCAGAGGCTCTGTGTTCTCTTCAGCAGCTCTTCTGCTCAGTCCAGCAATGCTCCAAGTGCCTGTGTTAGCCCCTG GATTGTGACCATGGAGTTCTATGGGAAAAATGACCTAACTctagggatttttttggagcGCTACTGTTTCAG GCCTTCCTACCAATGCCCCAGCATGTTCTGTGAAACGCCAATGGTGCACCACATCCGTCGCTTTGTTCACGGGCAAGGCTGTGTGCAGATTGTGTTAAAGGAGCTGgactcccctgtccctgggtaCCAGCACACCATCCTTACATACTCCTGGTGCAGACTGTGCAAACAG GTGACACCAGTTGTTCCCCTTTCCAATGACTCTTGGTCTATGTCTTTTGCAAAATACCTTGAGCTGAGGTTCTATGGGTATCAGTACACTCGAAGGGCCAACGCAGAGCCTTGTGGGCATTCCATTCACCATGACTATCACCAGTATTTTTCCTATAATCAGATGGTGGCATCTTTCAG CTACTCTCCAATCCGGCTGCTGGAAGTGTGTGTCCCACTCCCCAAGATTTACATCAAACGACAGGCTCCATTAAAAGTTACTATTTTGCAGGATCTCAAGGATTTCTCACAAAA GGTGTCACAGGTGTATCTTGCTGTGGATGATCGCCTTGCTTCTCTGAAAACTGATACCTTCAGCAAAACAAGGGAAGAGAAGATGGAAGACCTCTTTGCCCAAAAGGAG ATGGAAGAAGGAGAGTTTCGAAACTGGACTGAGAAAATCCAAGCAAGGCTGCTTTCATCATCACTGGATACACCTCAACAGCTGCAATCTGTTTTTGAGTCTCTGATAGCTAAAAAGCAAGGACTTTGTGAGATGCTACAAGCCTGGAATAATAG atTGCAGGATCTCTTCCAAcaagagaaagggagaaaacgTCCATCAGTACCACCCAGCCCTGGGAGACTGAGGCAAGGTGAAGAAAGCAAG ATCAGTAGCATGGATGCTTCCCCACGCAATGCTTCTCCAGCGCTGCAGAATGGAGAGAAAG AGGATCGTTTCCTGACAACTTTATCAAGTCAGAGCTCCACAGGCTCCACCCATCTACAGCTGCCCACCTCTCCAGAGGTTGCATCGGAGCATGTGACTGGTGCCAACACACTCTCTGAACAGGACACAACAAGCAGCTCAGAAG ATGTGTTTGATGGGCACTCACTGGGATCTACAGACAGCCAAGTGAAGGAGAAGTCTACTATGAAAGCTATTTTGGCTAACTTTTTGCCTGGAAACAACTATAACCCCATTCCCTTTCCCTT ACCTCTTCCAAGGGTTGGACTCAAATTGGCATTGTTTGGGTGTAGGACAGGTTCAATGGCCACTGCATGTGCCCTCAAGTGTCCCTCTCGTGTGAAGATGGGCAGGCTGGAAAGTCTTTCAGCTACTTGGTCTGCGTGCTTTGTAGTGTTTCTTGTTTGA